The Castanea sativa cultivar Marrone di Chiusa Pesio chromosome 11, ASM4071231v1 genome contains a region encoding:
- the LOC142618098 gene encoding putative disease resistance RPP13-like protein 3: protein MAEIAVNLVIGKLRPLLSGEAKLLLGVHKEVAEIKDSLEHIRAFTKDADAMAAKEDRSNIVKLWVKQVQEVAERIEDVIEEYKIRVAQLQPDQLSKSKGFLKKVSHQFKSLKHRREITSKIQNIRKLLFQIKRKNDRFKFKEQGSSSNTKEVTWHDPRLAAHFIGEAEVLGIDDSIEEVTALLVKGTSKLSTISVLGMGGIGKTTLAKKAFDNPRVKEHFNCRIWITVSQSYNMEGLLKEMLRQYYKAMGRTAPEEINTFNVISLVFKLRESLQNKRCVVVFDDVCDEEFWGSIMHVFDDDDNGTRIITTTRYYDVSTSCRKFSIVYIHELQPLPPEKAMELFCRIAFKHSVFEWNYPPELEELSFDIVERCQGLPLAIVVMGGLLSTKEMIVSEWASFLDNLSFELDSDPHLAIIKKILSFGYHDLPFYLKSCFLYFGMYPEDYSIRCSRLIKQWIAEGFVKEDENGNTLEEIANEYLSELIRRSLVQVSSVSVDGKAKHCHIHDLLHEFILSKTAELNFCQVLGKKDSSFYGKCRRLSINHSTDNVLSANVKSQIWDDHSYGKSKNMRRYRYPLSFLFIDTQKGNQPGDLVGKFLHRGIANGHLLRLQILDLEHVYKPQLPENLGDLSHLIFLGLRWTLLEIIPSSIGKLLNLQTLDLKHTNMKALPSSIQKLQKLKHIYITGSTIRPQLAMQYLQSLKNLHTLKGLFLESYPALSEGLDQSPWNNKKGKGLYEGLGMLINLRELEIELELIPSQLEIVIKHVIKLKHLQSLKLTSYSATESLGHLKLESLSGLENLSRLELSGVIDNPSIFIDTNGLPKNLTRLTLVDSALGDDPIPVLQKLHNLRSLYLNDGSYTGRSIVCSTGGFPQLHVLKMSFLFNLEEVIVEELAMQKLAELEIVNCRNLEVLTGLENLKTLQQLKLTDISKEFIATIEETKGKTLENLAIIVRRPW from the coding sequence ATGGCAGAGATTGCAGTAAACTTGGTCATCGGCAAGTTAAGGCCCTTGCTGTCCGGTGAGGCCAAACTATTGCTGGGCGTACATAAAGAAGTTGCAGAAATCAAAGATTCACTGGAGCATATTCGAGCTTTTACTAAGGATGCAGATGCAATGGCAGCAAAAGAAGACAGAAGCAACATTGTAAAACTCTGGGTGAAACAAGTGCAGGAAGTTGCTGAGCGCATAGAAGATGTCATAGAGGAGTACAAAATTCGCGTGGCACAGCTGCAACCTGATCAACTGAGTAAATCCAAAGGTTTCCTCAAAAAAGTTTCTCACCAGTTCAAAAGTCTCAAACATCGGCGAGAGATTActtcaaagattcaaaataTCAGAAAATTACTCTTCCAAATCAAGCGAAAAAATGATAGATTCAAATTCAAAGAGCAAGGATCGAGCAGCAACACAAAAGAAGTTACATGGCATGACCCTCGACTGGCGGCCCATTTCATTGGGGAAGCTGAAGTTCTGGGCATCGATGACTCTATAGAGGAAGTGACAGCTTTGTTGGTGAAGGGCACATCTAAACTCTCCACAATTTCAGTCCTAGGCATGGGCGGTATTGGCAAGACCACTCTTGCCAAGAAAGCTTTTGACAACCCTAGAGTGAAAGAACATTTTAACTGTCGTATTTGGATCACGGTATCTCAATCATACAACATGGAGGGGCTGCTGAAAGAGATGTTAAGGCAATACTATAAAGCAATGGGGCGAACAGCACCCGAGGAGATCAACACCTTCAATGTGATATCACTCGTCTTCAAACTGAGGGAAAGTCTACAAAATAAAAGGtgtgttgttgtttttgatgatgTATGCGATGAAGAGTTTTGGGGATCTATAATGCATgtatttgatgatgatgataatggcACTAGAATAATAACCACAACACGTTATTATGATGTTTCTACCTCCTGCCGAAAGTTTTCAATTGTTTATATTCACGAACTGCAGCCTTTACCTCCTGAAAAGGCCATGGAACTCTTTTGCAGAATAGCATTTAAGCACTCTGTCTTTGAGTGGAATTATCCCCCAGAACTAGAGGAACTGTCTTTTGACATTGTTGAAAGATGCCAAGGATTGCCTCTTGCCATTGTTGTGATGGGCGGTCTACTGTCAACCAAAGAAATGATTGTCTCCGAATGGGCAAGTTTTCTTGATAATCTCAGTTTTGAGCTAGACAGTGATCCTCATCTtgcaattatcaaaaaaatcttgTCCTTCGGTTATCACGATCTGCCTTTTTACCTCAAATcatgtttcttatattttggcATGTATCCTGAGGACTATTCTATAAGATGTTCAAGATTGATTAAACAATGGATAGCTGAGGGTTTTGTAAAGGAAGATGAGAATGGTAATACATTGGAGGAGATTGCAAATGAATACTTATCTGAGCTCATCCGTAGAAGCTTGGTTCAAGTTTCAAGTGTAAGTGTTGATGGGAAAGCTAAACATTGCCATATTCATGATTTGTTGCATGAGTTCATCCTTTCAAAAACTGCAGAGTTGAATTTCTGTCAAGTTTTGGGGAAAAAGGACTCAAGTTTCTATGGGAAATGTCGGCGCTTGTCAATTAACCATTCTACTGATAATGTATTGAGCGCCAATGTGAAGTCACAAATTTGGGATGATCATAGTTACGGAAAAAGCAAAAATATGCGAAGATATAGATATCCCCTCTCCTTTCTTTTCATTGACACTCAAAAGGGAAATCAACCCGGAGATCTTGTAGGGAAGTTTCTTCATCGTGGCATTGCAAATGGGCACCTTTTAAGGTTACAGATTCTAGATCTTGAACATGTATACAAACCTCAATTGCCTGAAAATTTAGGAGATTTAAGTCATCTGATTTTTCTAGGCTTGAGGTGGACTTTGCTAGAGATCATCCCTTCTTCAATTGGCAAATTACTTAACCTCCAAACTCTGGATCTGAAGCATACTAATATGAAGGCTCTTCCTAGTTCAATACAGAAACTGCAGAAACTTAAGCACATATACATAACCGGAAGTACAATTCGACCTCAACTAGCCATGCAGTATCTCCAAAGTTTGAAGAATCTCCATACATTGAAGGGGTTATTTCTAGAAAGTTACCCTGCTCTAAGCGAGGGCCTGGACCAATCTCCttggaataataaaaaaggcAAGGGCCTGTATGAGGGCCTGGGCATGTTGATCAACCTTAGAGAATTGGAGATAGAACTTGAGCTTATCCCATCACAGCTAGAGATTGTGATAAAGCATGTTATAAAATTGAAGCACCTTCAATCTTTGAAGTTGACATCATATTCTGCAACTGAATCTTTGGGGCATCTAAAGTTGGAGTCTCTTTCAGGCCTTGAAAATCTTTCCCGACTAGAGTTATCTGGAGTAATAGATAATCCATCCATTTTCATAGACACAAATGGACTCCCAAAAAATTTAACTCGCCTTACTTTGGTAGACTCTGCACTTGGAGATGATCCAATTCCAGTATTACAGAAGCTTCACAACCTTAGATCGCTGTATCTCAATGATGGGTCTTACACAGGGAGAAGCATTGTTTGCTCCACGGGAGGCTTTCCCCAGCttcatgttttgaaaatgtCATTTCTGTTCAATTTGGAAGAAGTCATTGTGGAAGAACTAGCCATGCAAAAGCTCGCGGAGTTGGAGATTGTGAACTGCCGTAATTTGGAGGTCCTCACTGGGTTAGAGAATTTAAAGACTCTCCAACAATTGAAGTTAACAGATATTTCAAAAGAATTCATAGCAACAATTGAGGAAACCAAAGGGAAAACTTTGGAAAATCTTGCCATTATTGTTAGGCGGCCATGGTGA